In Rutidosis leptorrhynchoides isolate AG116_Rl617_1_P2 chromosome 6, CSIRO_AGI_Rlap_v1, whole genome shotgun sequence, the DNA window tcaatggaattaaaagatgatatcaaaagattgaattattagatacattgaattataattacaagtctctgttaagaggtccactatgatttgagaaatctattctttttaacggtattcggaataattgataaagtgatttattagaaggaacaaaagtgtcaattaaagtggagattcccgtttgattttcaatttatgctttacaataattgtctcgtgacttttgataagataaactattaaacttgtatataaataaatgtggaagtaaaattgtagaatatagataacttagaagttAGATATCGACAggttaagtaaattaacgttttacattaaaatgattttatatgtttatctaacctttagacgttatatcacgatgcaccaacaaacgttaaaaacttgaaatctattaaaagtatatttaatcttacttttctaaaacatttttacgatataacaacttcttctattttaaccttttaataaaatgattattttatatatttagttttagaaaaacaaagttatcatatttgatttaaatgtataaaaacgtttcagtttaaaaagaactttattaattaggacgttttataagataatttgtatatgacttttgaagaatttaaataaagcttatattataaattacaaatagaTAGATAAAGCATTTCAAAAAATGTTAACggattgatataatatttttctactatctaaacgattccaaaataaactttaaaaatataattattttaaaaaaaaaactaaatattgtattattacatatttcaatatgaacaaatatatattttaaataaagatatacatatatatattatacaagtgacaaaatataatattttaacagatgatttaaaatgatacattttgataaactacgaaactcagatttatagaaggaaatgaccacaacgctcaattttataggttATATTTATCATAAGGTAAATTTTTGATGAGTAAAGTCAAATTATTAGTAAGtatacatgtcgcgtaacgtaaaaggttagttttctaaatgtacgaaagggcgctcgaaaaaccgaaagtggtacatgagtcgagtgacaacgtacgtgtcattttagtaaaaattacatttttactacgtaaGAGTTAATAAGTGTCGGCAAGGAATCAATCGTGCAAATGATCTGTAAAcaaaggccatgcaatcgcatggccttgtAACCTttcaaccatgcgatcgcatggtatggtTGGGCAGGAAACATGCTATAAAGTCGACGAATTCTGGATCCAGTttcattcattttatatatatatatatatatatatatatatatatatatatatatatatatatatatatattaatattattattattattattattattaagattaatattattattaatcttataattaagagaattattattagtattatacataaaatattacgacgaggtcatgagcgggtgatttcaaaatggattttatgagtaggatatggctaaggaaattatgagttatagctatggaggtgatgggtatggttcatgggtatgctcatgaggtcaatctagtgtttatcatctccgttgcgtttacgtacctttcctgcaatattaaatctcaatattgatacgtgagtactcataatttaatttttacatactaatagtgtatccctgactagtgtttgagtatataggattatgcatgcttgtacttttgatattgccattagataggttatgttgaatcctgaattagttacatatgcggttgagataaggtataagatatgcatgtcgttggaaagctagcgaaaaattaagaacttttcatttagatatcgaatgatttcgatgaacggattagaagttataatcaattgaatttttgtattattattaaaaatgattattattattatcgtcgttgttatcgtcgttatagtttttatctaattattattattattattattattattattattattattattattattattattattattattattattattattattattattattattattattattattactactactaatatcattattattatgatcattattattatcattatccataaaaagtattatcattaaaaattgttatgttattattattactaccgttattatcgttaaagttataattaatattattattattattatcattaaaatagttattagtattaatattatcataatatttatttttattagtattattataattaaaactaatattagtaacacttaattattatgattactattattattattaaaataaacgcgatataaaagacaattaaaagctatcaaatgaatcaattaggaaataatgagtaagagtatcttgatgaaattaaaatattataagatattattttagataaaattatcattcttattatttttatcattactattattattaaaagtatcgttagtattaaaactatcattttaacaaaaattatcattttaatagatatgacattgttattataaaatatcactattattatcattttaaatagaattattattttaaagataatattaaaaagtgtcgtaaatattaaagttttcataattagaattatcattttatcataatgtcatcttagtaattataaatattgatatttttattaataaaataataataattattattacaaaataatataactttacttactattatcatagatattattttatcaaataaatatgtgatacaaacatattttactacgggtaataaaattactttaataatacctatcatattatctttataatattaaatgaactctataaattttattacttgatatatataaaagtatatattattatataaattttaatataaaattttatttattaataaatgaattatattatttactctaataaatcttttaaaaatataaaacgacgatatttaaactatatattaatcatgtatagatttttggaaattattttgagtcaaattgacttttgttgacttttgcatattagtctcgagcattaggattgtagtacactataacttgacctagtttgttagacaaatattgaccaacatacaaatatatatatatttaatttaggttcgtgaatccgaggccaaccttgcacttgttcaatgatgttatatgtatttttactacgaaatacagtatggtgagtttcatttgcctttttaccctttatatttttgggctgagaatacatgcgaaatttttataaatgttttacgaaatagacacaagtaattgaaactacattatatgggtgaatgatcgaagccgaatatgccccttttgcttggtagcctaagaattagtaaatcgatctactaattgacgcgaatcctaaagatagattatatgggcctaacgaaccccatccaaagtaccagatgctttagtacttcgaattcatttttatcatgtccgaaggatttcccgaaatgataggagatattcttatatgcatcatgttaatgtcggttaccaggtgttcaccatatgaatgatgtttgtctctatgcatgggacgtatatttatgagaactggaaatgaaattcttgtggtctattaaaatgatgaaaatgaatgattatgataaactaataaactcaccaaccttttggttcacactttaaagcatgtttattctcaggattgaaagaaatctttcgctgtgcatttgctcatttttaagatattatttggagtctttcatagcatatttcgagaacattgcattcgagtcattgagttcatcaaagattattattaagtcaatttatagttggacagtggatattatgaaatggtatgcatgcctgtcaattttcgatgtaaagaaagtttgtcttttaaaaacaaatgcaatgtttgtaaaatgtatcatatagaggtcaaatacctcgcgatgtaatcaactattgtgaatcgtttataatgtatatgaacgggtcctttcaatgtacAATATGAGAACAACTTCTTTTGTTAAATAATCATACATTTTTCATGTCTTTATAGAGTGAAGATGCCAGAATAATGAAGAAGGTTTCAGCTCATGAGAGATGAATTTTAGAAGAGCTTTAGAGGCAAGTCATGTTGAGGACAGAGGTATTTTAATCCCTTCGGTTGACCTTTTGTTTTGACAATATACAATCCTTACCAAATAAACTTACGTTtggtacaataattaaaaatttacATTCTTTATAATTTTTGATGAACAGGGTTACAAATGAGGTATTTTTATTTTTGGTCAAGttcttattaatttttttttgtttatatgACAAGAAAGAATGAAAGTTCTTGAATTGTTTATTAATTGATATAGATGTTAATCCAAGCTGAACCAGAGAAGTGTCAGTCTCAGTTTTCAGACTACATCAAGGCCGAGGTTGAACCGGATGGTCTAGAAGAGTTTTACAAAAAGGTCCATGCTGCAATTCGTGCTGATCCCAACTCTAAGGAGGAGAAGAATGCACCTAAGGAACATAAGacgtcatattaatattaataatttgtttATAAATACAAATTTTTTAATCTGTAAAAGTTGATATAAAGTTTTGTTATCTGATGTTTGTGTTGTGTGATGTATTAGATACAACCTCAAGAAGCTTACCTACGACGAAAGGAAGCAAAAGCTTATTGATAGGTTAAATGCATTTGAATGCTGCTGCAggagtgaatgatgatgatgattcatacgAAGATGATGAGTGAGCAAATGGGCTTATTTAGAGTTCCTCTTGAAACCTCCATGGCCCATATAAATCTAACTCCCAATTATTTTATCTTTTTTCAATTATAAACGTGCAAGTAGCCATACCCTGTACCAAAAAACCATCCCCACAACTCTTCACCATCAGACATAAAGGCATGGGTTGCATGTC includes these proteins:
- the LOC139856098 gene encoding large ribosomal subunit protein uL18-like, producing MLIQAEPEKCQSQFSDYIKAEVEPDGLEEFYKKVHAAIRADPNSKEEKNAPKEHKTYNLKKLTYDERKQKLIDRLNAFECCCRSE